In Musa acuminata AAA Group cultivar baxijiao chromosome BXJ2-8, Cavendish_Baxijiao_AAA, whole genome shotgun sequence, one genomic interval encodes:
- the LOC135619872 gene encoding uncharacterized protein LOC135619872 isoform X2 produces MEEYMENVKRLRTQINVRTEIKRLNEEAAEMLKAQAQTSSEIAEKQKKMSSLETESCTLSQTLELLQQEMTTTTLKHKEKRSYYARVTEDLNLKLREQQEWYNSKRQKMKADAASVDDNVDKEIVQTKGSGNAVPSMGANLGNTGNDTSGRNKDLEIELESAKTKLAEIEAKKSEVARDSIKSKQLLEEMSYKLQAAPPALREMDVKALEEEHRSLVADKAGELEYLQSLKERIKQLKNISHIIKCRCGKEYNVELVS; encoded by the exons ATGGAGGAATACATGGAGAACGTAAAGAGATTGCGAACTCAGATAAACG TGAGGACGGAAATAAAGCGTTTGAACGAGGAGGCAGCGGAGATGCTCAAAGCGCAAGCCCAGACCAGCTCCGAGATAGCAGAGAAGCAAAAGAAGATGTCCTCACTGGAGACGGAGTCTTGCACCCTCTCTCAG ACTTTGGAGCTTCTCCAACAAGAAATGACCACCACAACGCTGAAACATAAAGAAAAGAG ATCATACTATGCAAGGGTTACCGAAGACTTGAATCTCAAATTACGGGAACAACAG GAGTGGTACAACTCAAAAAGGCAGAAGATGAAAGCAGATGCTGCATCA GTTGATGATAATGTAGATAAAGAAATTGTTCAGACCAaag GGAGTGGGAATGCTGTGCCCTCCATGGGAGCAAATTTGGGGAAtacg GGTAATGACACCAGTGGGAGAAATAAGGATTTGGAAATTGAATTGGAGTCTGCAAAAACCAAACTTGCAGAAATAGAGGCAAAAAAATCTGAAGTTGCTAGAGATAGCATTAAG TCCAAGCAGCTGCTTGAGGAAATGAGTTACAAATTGCAGGCAGCCCCT CCTGCACTGAGGGAAATGGATGTCAAAGCCTTGGAAGAGGAACACAGATCTTTGGTGGCTGATAAAGCTGGGGAGCTGGAGTACTTGCAGTCTCTAAAGGAACGGATTAAACAACTGAAG
- the LOC135619872 gene encoding uncharacterized protein LOC135619872 isoform X1: protein MEEYMENVKRLRTQINDIEEAAAKRSVEEQKQKTAIGALQTDLNLVRTEIKRLNEEAAEMLKAQAQTSSEIAEKQKKMSSLETESCTLSQTLELLQQEMTTTTLKHKEKRSYYARVTEDLNLKLREQQEWYNSKRQKMKADAASVDDNVDKEIVQTKGSGNAVPSMGANLGNTGNDTSGRNKDLEIELESAKTKLAEIEAKKSEVARDSIKSKQLLEEMSYKLQAAPPALREMDVKALEEEHRSLVADKAGELEYLQSLKERIKQLKNISHIIKCRCGKEYNVELVS, encoded by the exons ATGGAGGAATACATGGAGAACGTAAAGAGATTGCGAACTCAGATAAACG ACATCGAGGAGGCTGCGGCGAAGAGATCGGTAGAGGAGCAGAAGCAGAAGACCGCGATCGGCGCCTTGCAAACCGATCTCAATCTCG TGAGGACGGAAATAAAGCGTTTGAACGAGGAGGCAGCGGAGATGCTCAAAGCGCAAGCCCAGACCAGCTCCGAGATAGCAGAGAAGCAAAAGAAGATGTCCTCACTGGAGACGGAGTCTTGCACCCTCTCTCAG ACTTTGGAGCTTCTCCAACAAGAAATGACCACCACAACGCTGAAACATAAAGAAAAGAG ATCATACTATGCAAGGGTTACCGAAGACTTGAATCTCAAATTACGGGAACAACAG GAGTGGTACAACTCAAAAAGGCAGAAGATGAAAGCAGATGCTGCATCA GTTGATGATAATGTAGATAAAGAAATTGTTCAGACCAaag GGAGTGGGAATGCTGTGCCCTCCATGGGAGCAAATTTGGGGAAtacg GGTAATGACACCAGTGGGAGAAATAAGGATTTGGAAATTGAATTGGAGTCTGCAAAAACCAAACTTGCAGAAATAGAGGCAAAAAAATCTGAAGTTGCTAGAGATAGCATTAAG TCCAAGCAGCTGCTTGAGGAAATGAGTTACAAATTGCAGGCAGCCCCT CCTGCACTGAGGGAAATGGATGTCAAAGCCTTGGAAGAGGAACACAGATCTTTGGTGGCTGATAAAGCTGGGGAGCTGGAGTACTTGCAGTCTCTAAAGGAACGGATTAAACAACTGAAG